The Xanthomonas indica genome has a segment encoding these proteins:
- a CDS encoding AIPR family protein gives MTSKKNFKDILESIDALSNRGGISRQRAFAAWYAIQFFEIDEDDALESAAADGGNDQGIDIVFADHRLEEMVVIQAHCPENLEKKTPKAKWDALVSSLPYIRNHGNLVKAGRPDLAEQIKQIKSQNPGFKISAGLITLGAHSDAIKKSLIAHKADSSYKDVSFFYLNQDDIHTRYQSLIDAELGIPEDTLEFSGGHFEDEGEYGRSWVGSISSSELQRLHSSHENRLFAGNVRLYLGSRKGGINEQIIKTAENSPGNFWALNNGITIVADSVSLNQKTSKSAAIKGTSLTLRRFSIVNGCQTTSSLVRANANQSAKVLARVIAARKDLKNEIVRYNNSQNSVKIWTVRAVDDIQERLRKEFAKSNISYAPKQSGSRRKKDGATIELDKVTQYLASAEQDYLIQAINNKSELFDQPYQHLFGRDIGAPDVYLAWLVGNFSEEERKKLHSAVKEDESASLLGVASSYWIIFSTYRILASQDSFQRDAISLEKMLLPEFQNALRKYATKATEIFYEAAIDTYEREEYGSIKSCFRSNKFLQKISAKLGMKAAKLKGLPNLTHAAKSAHK, from the coding sequence ATGACAAGCAAAAAGAATTTTAAGGACATATTGGAATCCATTGATGCACTTTCGAATAGAGGCGGCATATCCAGGCAGAGAGCCTTTGCCGCCTGGTATGCCATTCAATTTTTCGAAATTGACGAAGATGATGCTTTAGAATCAGCAGCGGCTGATGGCGGAAACGACCAGGGGATCGACATAGTTTTCGCAGATCATAGACTTGAAGAGATGGTTGTTATCCAAGCTCATTGCCCGGAAAATTTAGAAAAGAAAACCCCCAAGGCAAAATGGGACGCACTGGTCTCGTCCCTTCCATACATTAGAAATCATGGTAATTTAGTTAAAGCTGGGCGTCCAGATCTCGCAGAACAAATAAAGCAAATTAAAAGCCAAAATCCAGGCTTTAAGATTTCTGCGGGATTAATAACACTCGGAGCACACTCTGACGCCATTAAGAAGTCGCTTATTGCCCATAAGGCAGACAGCAGCTATAAAGACGTCAGCTTCTTTTATCTTAACCAAGACGATATCCATACTAGATATCAATCCCTTATCGACGCCGAACTTGGCATACCCGAAGATACGCTGGAATTTTCTGGCGGCCATTTTGAGGATGAAGGCGAGTATGGTCGATCGTGGGTTGGATCTATTTCAAGCTCAGAATTGCAACGCCTCCATAGCTCGCACGAAAATAGATTGTTTGCAGGAAACGTGCGCCTGTACTTAGGAAGTCGAAAAGGAGGAATCAATGAGCAAATTATAAAAACGGCCGAGAATTCTCCTGGTAATTTCTGGGCACTCAATAACGGCATTACTATAGTCGCTGATTCCGTATCCCTCAACCAAAAGACGTCTAAAAGCGCTGCCATCAAGGGAACGAGCCTTACTTTGAGAAGGTTTTCCATAGTTAATGGGTGTCAAACGACTTCTAGCTTGGTTCGAGCAAACGCGAACCAGAGCGCAAAAGTTCTTGCGCGTGTTATTGCGGCTCGCAAAGACCTAAAGAATGAAATTGTCCGTTATAACAACTCTCAAAACTCGGTTAAAATATGGACCGTTCGCGCTGTTGACGACATACAAGAGCGACTGCGCAAAGAATTCGCAAAATCAAATATTTCTTACGCCCCGAAACAATCTGGATCTCGCAGAAAGAAAGACGGTGCAACCATCGAATTAGATAAGGTGACCCAGTATCTCGCATCCGCTGAACAGGATTATCTCATACAAGCTATAAACAATAAGAGTGAACTTTTTGACCAGCCTTACCAACATCTGTTTGGCCGCGACATAGGTGCGCCCGATGTGTATCTTGCGTGGCTTGTTGGAAATTTTTCGGAGGAAGAGCGAAAGAAACTTCATTCTGCGGTTAAAGAGGACGAAAGTGCGTCATTACTTGGCGTCGCTAGCAGCTACTGGATAATCTTTAGCACATATAGAATTTTGGCGAGCCAGGATTCTTTCCAAAGAGATGCCATAAGCCTTGAAAAAATGCTTCTTCCAGAATTTCAAAATGCCTTGCGCAAGTATGCGACGAAAGCAACCGAGATATTTTACGAAGCAGCAATTGACACTTATGAGCGGGAAGAATATGGATCAATAAAGAGTTGCTTTCGCTCGAATAAATTTCTTCAAAAAATAAGCGCAAAACTTGGCATGAAAGCGGCCAAGCTCAAAGGCTTACCCAATCTCACGCACGCTGCAAAATCTGCCCATAAGTAA
- a CDS encoding lipase family protein — protein MATQRNRLALRALSLIGIAGALLPIAATAAPARGTVLNSNVLTSYTRQAIGTLLANDQSTDQAKCDVRVAEFTYATIGVNGEPTTASAALLVPGGSQCPGPYPLVSYSQGTESQRRAEQAKEIRDAKGDETMVTHLATQGYVVVSSDYLGIGRSTYAFHPYLHAASEASATIDALRAARQVLQRLNTPLSGKVMLTGYSQGGHAAMATQREIEAHLSNEFNLVASAPISGPYALSQTFRDSWSGRNAVGENTFGIVLASYAIIGMQRTYKNIYLDPSQVFQDPWAKQVEALFPGKQSLTDLVLGDTLPGVDKIRQYFQPGFYKDFASNANDPFLRDLERNDLLDWAPHTPTLLCGSDNDATVPLKNATTAVAAFKARGSNQATVLDLGTGKPSDNSALEHLFTEEACTIAVRQQLFDKLR, from the coding sequence ATGGCCACACAGCGGAATCGGCTGGCGCTGCGCGCACTTTCCCTCATCGGCATCGCGGGCGCGTTGTTGCCCATCGCCGCCACGGCGGCACCGGCACGCGGCACCGTGCTCAACAGCAATGTCCTGACCAGCTACACCCGCCAAGCGATCGGCACGCTGCTGGCCAACGACCAATCCACCGACCAGGCCAAGTGCGACGTGCGCGTGGCCGAGTTCACCTACGCCACCATCGGCGTCAATGGCGAACCCACCACCGCCTCGGCCGCGCTGCTGGTGCCGGGCGGCAGCCAGTGCCCCGGGCCGTACCCGCTGGTGAGCTACAGCCAGGGCACCGAGTCGCAGCGTCGCGCCGAACAGGCCAAGGAGATCCGCGACGCCAAGGGCGACGAGACCATGGTCACCCACCTCGCCACACAAGGCTATGTGGTGGTGAGCAGCGACTACCTGGGCATCGGCCGCTCCACCTATGCATTCCACCCCTACCTGCACGCCGCGTCCGAAGCCAGCGCCACCATCGACGCCCTGCGCGCCGCGCGCCAGGTGCTGCAGCGGCTCAACACCCCGCTGTCGGGCAAGGTCATGCTGACCGGCTACTCGCAGGGCGGGCATGCCGCCATGGCCACCCAGCGCGAGATCGAGGCGCACCTGTCCAACGAGTTCAACCTGGTCGCCAGCGCGCCGATCTCCGGCCCTTACGCGCTCAGCCAGACCTTCCGCGACAGCTGGAGCGGCCGCAACGCGGTGGGCGAGAACACCTTCGGCATCGTGCTGGCCAGCTACGCCATCATCGGCATGCAGCGCACCTACAAGAACATCTACCTCGACCCGTCGCAGGTATTCCAGGATCCCTGGGCCAAGCAGGTGGAGGCGCTGTTCCCCGGCAAGCAGAGCCTGACCGACCTGGTGCTCGGCGACACCCTGCCGGGCGTGGACAAGATCCGCCAATACTTCCAGCCCGGCTTCTACAAGGACTTCGCCAGCAACGCCAACGACCCGTTCCTGCGCGACCTGGAGCGCAACGACCTGCTCGACTGGGCACCGCACACCCCGACCCTGCTGTGCGGCTCGGACAACGACGCCACCGTGCCGCTGAAGAACGCCACCACCGCCGTCGCCGCGTTCAAGGCCCGCGGCAGCAACCAGGCGACCGTGCTCGACCTGGGCACCGGCAAGCCCAGCGACAACAGCGCGCTGGAGCATCTGTTCACCGAAGAAGCCTGCACCATCGCCGTGCGCCAGCAACTGTTCGACAAACTTCGCTGA
- a CDS encoding YdeI/OmpD-associated family protein translates to MTGAADPIRFQATLLRPAVPPDAPWCFLLLPAAASAALPTRGLASVEGLFAGHPFQATLQPDGHGGHWLRVEPALRAAAGVDPGATVTLAIAPVAVEPEPAVPEDLARALAAHPPARAAWDTLTAVARRDWIFWIGTGKQAPTRARRIASSCDMLAAGKRRVCCFDRSGMYSKAFAAPQAQ, encoded by the coding sequence ATGACCGGTGCCGCCGACCCGATCCGCTTCCAGGCGACCTTGCTGCGTCCGGCGGTGCCGCCGGATGCGCCCTGGTGTTTCCTGCTGTTGCCCGCGGCGGCCAGCGCCGCCCTGCCGACGCGCGGCCTGGCCAGCGTGGAGGGCCTGTTCGCCGGGCATCCGTTCCAGGCCACGCTGCAGCCGGACGGCCACGGCGGCCACTGGTTGCGCGTGGAGCCGGCCTTGCGCGCGGCCGCGGGCGTGGACCCCGGCGCCACGGTAACGCTGGCGATCGCGCCGGTAGCGGTGGAACCGGAACCGGCCGTGCCCGAGGACCTGGCGCGCGCGCTGGCCGCGCATCCGCCGGCGCGCGCGGCCTGGGACACGCTGACCGCGGTAGCGCGGCGCGACTGGATCTTCTGGATCGGCACGGGCAAGCAGGCGCCGACGCGGGCCAGGCGCATCGCCAGCAGCTGCGACATGCTCGCCGCGGGCAAGCGGCGGGTCTGCTGCTTCGATCGGTCGGGCATGTACAGCAAGGCCTTCGCCGCGCCACAGGCGCAATGA
- a CDS encoding DUF2306 domain-containing protein — MNSEPTRPQLVPPRTRRAVRLAWWLLWLALALFATEFVHSVYLKYASLQSPAYAMFLTRRGWLWCHLGGGAVGLLLGALQFATQRWRRWPRLHRWVGRVYFAGMVVAMVGAVGLIATSPAPPSIRGAFAATALAWLVTGSVGLVAIWRGQVLRHQRWMVRAYLATLAPVVFRISLPSAIGLGLTPSPGLIALLLWASWVVPLSVYAVGRAIADARDRRKQVSMLLRGAGLGTG, encoded by the coding sequence ATGAACAGCGAGCCGACGAGGCCCCAACTCGTGCCACCGCGCACCCGCCGAGCCGTACGCCTGGCCTGGTGGCTGCTCTGGCTCGCCCTGGCCCTGTTCGCCACGGAGTTCGTGCACTCGGTGTATCTGAAGTACGCCTCGCTGCAGTCGCCGGCCTATGCGATGTTCCTGACCCGCCGCGGGTGGCTGTGGTGTCATCTCGGTGGCGGGGCGGTCGGCCTGTTGCTGGGGGCGCTGCAGTTTGCGACGCAGCGGTGGCGGCGCTGGCCGCGGCTGCATCGGTGGGTGGGGCGGGTGTATTTCGCCGGGATGGTGGTGGCGATGGTCGGGGCAGTCGGCCTGATCGCGACCTCGCCGGCGCCACCGTCGATCCGGGGGGCGTTCGCGGCCACGGCGCTGGCGTGGCTAGTCACCGGGTCGGTCGGGCTGGTGGCGATCTGGCGTGGGCAGGTGCTGCGGCACCAGCGCTGGATGGTGCGCGCCTATCTGGCGACGCTGGCGCCGGTGGTGTTCCGGATTTCGTTGCCGTCGGCGATCGGCCTGGGCCTGACGCCGTCGCCGGGCTTGATCGCGCTGCTGCTGTGGGCGAGCTGGGTGGTGCCGTTGTCGGTGTATGCCGTAGGCCGGGCGATCGCCGATGCGCGGGATCGGCGCAAGCAGGTGTCGATGCTGCTGCGTGGCGCCGGTCTCGGCACGGGGTGA
- a CDS encoding type II toxin-antitoxin system Phd/YefM family antitoxin — MGFSVNDVVPFTLARANLSELADQAKAGAEKIITKNGESYVALIDADRLDYYHRLERERTHLLLLDDAKRGLADIAAGRTVEADAAIGQLQQRRAAAKAPSRRPRQAGDQEAGLTVASRRTDGELPRMPRRDRNLPAGR; from the coding sequence ATGGGCTTTTCCGTCAACGACGTGGTGCCTTTCACTCTGGCGCGCGCCAATCTCTCCGAACTGGCCGACCAGGCGAAGGCCGGCGCCGAGAAGATCATCACCAAGAACGGCGAGAGCTACGTCGCGCTGATCGACGCCGACCGGCTGGACTACTATCACCGGCTCGAGCGCGAGCGCACCCACCTGCTGTTGCTCGACGATGCGAAGCGCGGCTTGGCTGATATTGCAGCAGGCCGCACCGTAGAGGCCGACGCGGCCATCGGCCAACTGCAGCAGCGGCGTGCGGCCGCCAAGGCGCCATCCCGCAGACCCCGGCAAGCGGGCGACCAAGAAGCGGGGTTGACCGTTGCATCGCGTCGAACTGACGGAGAGCTTCCTCGCATGCCTCGACGCGATCGAAACCTTCCTGCTGGACGCTGA
- a CDS encoding MFS transporter has product MSASTSSSAAAAPGSLRRSVSNTLKGSAGNLVEWYDVYVYSVFATYFESQFFSKEDKNATLYVWAIFAVTFLMRPIGAWYFGRFADRYGRRLALTVSVSVMAACSFLIAVTPTVASIGGAAAVLLLLARLLQGFATGGEYGTSATYMSEAAIPGRRGFLSSFHYVTLVGGHVLAQAVLFGMLHFFDKGQISEWGWRVAFGLGGVGALVVFWLRRTMDESLTSESIAAAKQGKDTSSGSLRELFVHQWRPLLLCFLITAGGTVAFYTYSVTGPKMIQTAFAGDDVMAGTIINLVALIVLMLMQPVGGWLSDIIGRKTLLVFFGIGGVLYTWFLVLELPRQSDWLSAFAILTAGFVILTGYTSINAVVKAELFPTHIRALGVGLGYALANSAFGGTAPLLYQASLKTGHVTTFVWYATAVIAVSLLVYVFFLTNKGSNWLDHEGEMHARRR; this is encoded by the coding sequence ATGAGTGCATCCACCTCTTCGTCCGCCGCCGCCGCACCGGGCAGCCTGCGCCGCTCGGTGTCCAACACGCTCAAGGGCTCGGCCGGCAACCTGGTGGAGTGGTACGACGTCTACGTCTACTCGGTGTTCGCCACCTACTTCGAGTCGCAGTTCTTCTCCAAGGAGGACAAGAACGCCACGTTGTACGTGTGGGCGATCTTCGCGGTGACCTTCCTGATGCGCCCGATCGGCGCCTGGTACTTCGGCCGCTTCGCCGACCGTTACGGCCGCCGCCTGGCGCTGACGGTGTCGGTGTCGGTGATGGCGGCCTGTTCGTTCCTGATCGCGGTGACGCCCACCGTGGCCAGTATCGGCGGCGCCGCGGCGGTGCTGCTGCTGCTGGCGCGCCTGCTGCAGGGCTTCGCCACCGGCGGCGAGTACGGCACCAGCGCCACCTACATGTCCGAGGCGGCGATCCCGGGGCGGCGCGGCTTCCTGTCCTCCTTCCACTACGTGACCCTGGTCGGCGGCCACGTGCTGGCGCAGGCGGTGCTGTTCGGGATGCTGCACTTCTTCGACAAGGGGCAGATTTCCGAGTGGGGCTGGCGCGTGGCCTTCGGCCTGGGCGGCGTCGGCGCGCTGGTGGTGTTCTGGCTGCGGCGCACGATGGACGAGTCGCTGACCTCCGAATCCATCGCCGCGGCCAAGCAGGGCAAGGACACGTCCTCCGGCTCGCTGCGCGAGCTGTTCGTGCACCAGTGGCGCCCGCTGCTGCTGTGCTTCCTGATCACCGCCGGCGGCACCGTGGCCTTCTACACCTACTCGGTGACCGGGCCGAAGATGATCCAGACCGCCTTCGCCGGCGACGACGTGATGGCCGGCACCATCATCAACCTGGTCGCGCTGATCGTGCTGATGCTGATGCAGCCGGTGGGCGGCTGGCTGTCGGACATCATCGGGCGCAAGACCCTGCTGGTGTTCTTCGGCATCGGCGGCGTGCTCTACACCTGGTTCCTGGTGCTGGAACTGCCCAGGCAGAGCGACTGGCTGAGCGCGTTCGCGATCCTCACCGCCGGCTTCGTCATCCTCACCGGCTACACCTCGATCAATGCGGTGGTGAAGGCCGAGCTGTTCCCCACCCACATCCGCGCGCTGGGCGTGGGCCTGGGCTATGCGCTGGCCAATTCGGCCTTCGGCGGCACCGCGCCGCTGCTGTACCAGGCCTCGTTGAAGACCGGCCACGTCACCACCTTTGTCTGGTACGCCACGGCGGTGATCGCGGTGTCGCTGCTGGTGTACGTGTTCTTCCTGACCAACAAAGGCAGCAACTGGCTGGACCACGAGGGCGAGATGCACGCGCGCCGGCGCTGA
- a CDS encoding type II toxin-antitoxin system RelE/ParE family toxin, with amino-acid sequence MSRAPNRAPAAAETRSERWQRWIAWLLSALLHVLMALALLYAAKPTMSTPQGAAGGSRIRVDFLGESDKPVKPLPPKPSPPPASAAPKRTRATTVQSTLVAQSDDPVPPPDRADTPKAADTPRPAPVRQPRPAPPAPTPPADTPAPSPAQTADSSPPPPTERRPQTWTGRPPGALDTDTAPDNSGLAAGPGSRGNRHDMDAAQPSLEVGGYLVYYDLGSESQLRTWQQQGMKEMFILLPGTEYRMVCPLEIALTRGSGKCRALPPDSPELKSIGDARQVITMLQVYHQGELVWRGPGPYR; translated from the coding sequence ATGAGCCGCGCGCCCAACCGCGCGCCCGCCGCGGCCGAGACCCGCAGCGAACGCTGGCAGCGCTGGATCGCCTGGCTGCTCAGCGCACTGCTGCACGTGCTGATGGCGCTCGCCCTGCTGTATGCGGCCAAGCCCACCATGTCCACGCCGCAGGGCGCGGCCGGCGGCAGCCGCATCCGCGTGGACTTCCTCGGCGAAAGCGACAAGCCGGTGAAGCCGCTGCCGCCCAAGCCCAGTCCGCCGCCGGCGTCCGCCGCGCCCAAGCGCACGCGGGCCACCACCGTGCAATCCACCCTGGTCGCGCAGTCCGACGACCCGGTGCCGCCGCCCGATCGTGCCGACACGCCGAAAGCGGCCGACACCCCGCGGCCGGCCCCGGTGCGGCAGCCACGGCCCGCGCCGCCGGCCCCAACCCCGCCCGCGGACACCCCGGCGCCGAGTCCGGCACAGACCGCCGACAGCAGTCCGCCGCCGCCGACCGAGCGGCGCCCGCAGACCTGGACCGGGCGCCCGCCCGGCGCGCTCGACACCGACACCGCGCCCGACAACAGCGGCCTGGCGGCCGGCCCCGGCAGCCGCGGCAACCGCCACGACATGGACGCGGCCCAACCCAGCCTGGAGGTGGGTGGCTACCTGGTCTATTACGACCTGGGCAGCGAGAGCCAGCTGCGCACCTGGCAGCAGCAGGGCATGAAAGAGATGTTCATCCTGCTGCCCGGCACCGAGTACCGCATGGTCTGCCCGCTGGAGATCGCCCTGACCCGCGGCTCCGGCAAGTGCCGCGCCCTGCCGCCGGACTCGCCCGAACTCAAGAGCATCGGCGACGCCCGCCAGGTCATCACCATGCTGCAGGTCTACCACCAGGGCGAACTGGTCTGGCGCGGGCCGGGGCCGTATCGCTGA
- the folE gene encoding GTP cyclohydrolase I FolE: MADSDNSSTPPVTQAQAEDAVRTLLRWAGEDPSREGLLDTPRRVAEAYGDWFSGYRADPREYLLRTFEEVAGYDELIVLRDIEYESHCEHHMAPIIGKVHVGYLPRGKVVGISKLARVVEAYARRFQVQEKMTAQIAQCIQDVLQPLGVGVVVEGAHECMTTRGIHKRGVSMVTSKMLGTFREDARTRAEFLRFIERAR, from the coding sequence ATGGCCGATTCAGACAACAGCTCCACTCCCCCGGTTACCCAGGCGCAGGCCGAAGACGCGGTGCGCACCCTGCTGCGCTGGGCCGGCGAGGACCCCAGCCGCGAAGGCCTGCTGGATACCCCGCGGCGCGTAGCCGAGGCCTACGGCGACTGGTTCAGCGGCTACCGCGCCGACCCGCGCGAGTACCTGCTGCGCACCTTCGAGGAAGTGGCCGGCTACGACGAATTGATCGTGCTGCGCGACATCGAGTACGAAAGCCACTGCGAACACCACATGGCGCCGATCATCGGCAAGGTCCACGTCGGCTACCTGCCGCGCGGCAAGGTGGTGGGCATCAGCAAGCTGGCGCGCGTGGTCGAGGCCTATGCGCGGCGCTTCCAGGTGCAGGAGAAGATGACCGCGCAGATCGCCCAGTGTATCCAGGACGTGCTGCAGCCGCTGGGCGTGGGCGTGGTGGTGGAAGGCGCGCACGAGTGCATGACCACCCGCGGCATCCACAAGCGCGGCGTCAGCATGGTCACCTCGAAGATGCTCGGCACCTTCCGCGAGGACGCGCGCACCCGCGCCGAGTTCCTGCGCTTCATCGAGCGGGCGCGCTGA
- a CDS encoding restriction endonuclease — translation MGRRRGKTGFDALAALPWPLGIVAGIAGFLAVRDGIPWWFSRHDGALSQAIAQQAKGALAPLAWILLLLCWIAALASFLKARHRRRLLDTRTTLESLAAGGWRQFERLVGEAFRRQGYAVEETGLGGADGGIDLILRKDGRRTLVQCKQWKRQQVGVSVVREMYGLLAHHQADAVKIVCVGSYTNDAERFARGKPIELISGERLLEMIRVAQTDGTAEAATKPRIEPALVSQINATFQSPACPRCGSTLVRRINRRTGEAFLGCSQFPRCRGSNKPI, via the coding sequence ATGGGACGCAGACGGGGAAAGACAGGATTCGACGCGCTGGCGGCGTTGCCGTGGCCGTTGGGCATCGTGGCCGGCATCGCCGGTTTCCTCGCCGTGCGCGACGGCATTCCCTGGTGGTTCTCCCGCCACGACGGCGCGTTATCGCAGGCCATCGCCCAGCAAGCGAAAGGCGCATTGGCTCCCCTGGCGTGGATCCTGCTGCTGCTCTGCTGGATCGCAGCGCTCGCCTCATTCCTCAAGGCGCGGCATCGCCGCCGCCTGCTGGACACCCGCACCACTCTGGAAAGCCTGGCCGCCGGCGGCTGGCGCCAGTTCGAACGCTTGGTCGGCGAAGCCTTCCGCCGCCAGGGCTACGCGGTAGAAGAAACCGGCCTCGGCGGTGCCGACGGCGGCATCGACCTGATCCTGCGCAAGGACGGCCGCCGCACGCTAGTGCAATGCAAGCAATGGAAGCGGCAGCAGGTTGGTGTCAGCGTCGTGCGCGAGATGTATGGATTGCTGGCGCATCACCAAGCCGATGCGGTGAAGATTGTTTGTGTGGGCAGCTATACGAATGATGCGGAACGGTTTGCACGAGGCAAGCCGATCGAACTTATTAGCGGCGAGCGCCTGCTGGAGATGATTCGGGTGGCTCAGACCGATGGTACAGCTGAGGCGGCTACCAAGCCCCGCATCGAACCGGCGCTTGTCTCGCAGATTAATGCCACTTTTCAATCGCCAGCATGCCCACGATGCGGAAGCACGCTTGTGCGGCGAATCAACAGACGTACAGGTGAAGCATTCCTCGGCTGCAGCCAGTTCCCTAGATGTCGCGGATCAAACAAACCAATTTAA
- a CDS encoding methyl-accepting chemotaxis protein, with amino-acid sequence MHVFSHLRIGQRLALGFLTLIVLMVLLTVVGIQRVHSIDRRLTAINEVNSVKQRYAINFRGSVHDRAIALRDVVLLDDPASRQATEQTIDKLAGDYARAAQPLDALLAASSDAQENAILQRIQGIEARTMPLIAQVRQLRDAGDTVQAQALLLQQARPAFVDWLASINAFIDLQEAKNRQAAKEAMDTARGFALLMIGCTVLALLLGTVIALLLTRRVVRPLRQALGLAERIGAGDLSSPDIATTHDEAGQLLRAMQQMQRRLHEVISAQREMAARHDAGAISYRMDAQRFPGEYGRMVADTNALVDAHVQTQLRITEVMGRYAIGDLSQDIAHYPGEKAAITAAMQQVKQNLHAINVQIQTLAEAACAGNFAHRGQPEQFEHAFRTMVENLDTMMATADANLGKFSALLRCIADGDLTVRMRGNFHGVFAAMRDDANSTVHRLTDIVAHIQRTTNSIGFAAEDIASGNQELAKRSEQQAASLEETAASMEELTSTVKQNAEHAQRANQLALGAAGVASEGRDVVGQVVETMTGIQAASKRIADIIAVIDGIAFQTNILALNAAVEAARAGEQGKGFAVVAAEVGTLAHRSAGAAKEIKTLIDDSVQRVAHGATLVHQAGATMDQVVASVQHVTDLMGQISAASHEQANGIAQVNQTIARMDETTQQNVALVEEASTAARSLEEQSAQLTQAVEVFKVGAYV; translated from the coding sequence ATGCACGTCTTCTCGCATCTGCGCATCGGCCAGCGCCTCGCGCTCGGCTTCCTCACCCTCATCGTGCTGATGGTCCTGCTCACCGTGGTCGGCATCCAGCGCGTGCACAGCATCGACCGGCGGCTGACCGCAATCAACGAGGTCAACAGCGTCAAGCAGCGCTACGCGATCAACTTCCGCGGCAGCGTGCACGACCGCGCCATCGCCCTGCGCGACGTGGTGCTGCTGGACGACCCGGCCAGCCGCCAGGCGACCGAGCAGACCATCGACAAGCTGGCCGGCGACTATGCGCGCGCCGCGCAGCCGCTCGACGCCCTGCTCGCCGCCTCCAGCGATGCCCAGGAGAACGCCATCCTGCAGCGGATCCAGGGCATCGAAGCGCGCACCATGCCGCTGATCGCACAGGTGCGGCAGTTGCGCGATGCCGGCGACACCGTGCAGGCGCAGGCGCTGCTGCTGCAGCAGGCGCGCCCGGCCTTCGTCGACTGGCTGGCCAGCATCAACGCCTTCATCGACCTGCAGGAAGCCAAGAACCGCCAGGCCGCCAAGGAGGCGATGGACACCGCGCGCGGCTTCGCGCTGCTGATGATCGGCTGCACCGTGCTGGCGCTGCTGCTGGGCACGGTGATCGCGCTGTTGCTCACCCGCCGCGTGGTGCGTCCGCTGCGGCAGGCGCTGGGTCTGGCCGAGCGCATCGGTGCCGGCGACCTGAGCAGCCCGGACATCGCCACCACCCACGACGAGGCCGGGCAGTTGCTGCGCGCCATGCAGCAGATGCAGCGGCGCCTGCACGAGGTGATTTCCGCGCAGCGCGAGATGGCCGCGCGCCACGACGCCGGCGCCATCAGCTACCGCATGGACGCGCAGCGCTTCCCCGGCGAGTACGGGCGCATGGTCGCCGACACCAATGCGCTGGTGGATGCGCACGTGCAGACCCAGCTGCGCATCACCGAGGTGATGGGCCGCTACGCCATCGGCGACCTCAGCCAGGACATCGCCCACTACCCCGGCGAGAAAGCCGCGATCACCGCGGCGATGCAGCAGGTCAAGCAGAACCTGCACGCCATCAACGTGCAGATCCAGACCCTGGCCGAAGCCGCGTGCGCCGGCAACTTCGCCCACCGCGGCCAGCCGGAGCAGTTCGAGCACGCCTTCCGCACCATGGTCGAGAACCTCGACACCATGATGGCCACCGCCGACGCCAACCTGGGCAAGTTCTCGGCGCTGCTGCGCTGCATCGCCGACGGCGACCTCACCGTGCGCATGCGCGGCAACTTCCACGGCGTGTTCGCGGCCATGCGCGACGACGCCAACAGCACCGTGCACCGCCTCACCGACATCGTCGCGCACATCCAGCGCACCACCAACAGCATCGGCTTCGCCGCCGAGGACATCGCCAGCGGCAACCAGGAGCTGGCCAAGCGCAGCGAGCAGCAGGCGGCCAGCCTGGAAGAGACCGCCGCCTCGATGGAGGAGCTGACGTCCACGGTGAAGCAGAACGCCGAGCACGCCCAGCGCGCCAACCAGCTGGCGCTGGGCGCGGCCGGCGTGGCCAGCGAAGGCCGCGACGTGGTCGGCCAGGTGGTGGAGACCATGACCGGCATCCAGGCCGCCTCCAAGCGCATCGCCGACATCATCGCGGTGATCGACGGCATCGCCTTCCAGACCAACATCCTCGCCCTCAACGCCGCGGTCGAAGCCGCGCGCGCCGGCGAGCAGGGCAAGGGCTTCGCGGTGGTGGCCGCGGAAGTCGGCACGCTCGCGCATCGCTCCGCGGGCGCCGCCAAGGAGATCAAGACCCTGATCGACGACTCGGTGCAACGTGTGGCCCACGGCGCCACGCTGGTGCACCAGGCCGGCGCCACCATGGACCAGGTGGTGGCCAGTGTGCAGCACGTCACCGACCTCATGGGGCAGATCTCCGCCGCCTCGCACGAGCAGGCCAACGGCATCGCCCAGGTCAACCAGACCATCGCGCGCATGGACGAGACCACCCAGCAGAACGTGGCGCTGGTGGAAGAGGCCAGCACCGCGGCGCGCTCGCTGGAGGAGCAGTCGGCGCAGCTGACCCAGGCGGTGGAAGTGTTCAAGGTGGGCGCCTACGTCTGA